In the genome of Arachis stenosperma cultivar V10309 chromosome 2, arast.V10309.gnm1.PFL2, whole genome shotgun sequence, the window GAGACTATCCAATCCTATCCCTAATTTCTTTATCATAAAATTGACTGAAAATTAACTTTTTAGTTGAACTGTTAAAATATTGGAACTCTGTCCATTGGAAAGATTTTACATACCGCTTTGATGAACATTAGCTATTGTTTTTAGGAAATTTCCTTATCCATCTTTTATTGTCATAGTGtcacatataaataatatattagattaaagcaataattttttatagaataaaagtgattttataaCACATAAACTTACTAAGCTCTAGAAATGAAAGAGTATTGCCAATTTGAGAAGGAATCCTTCCATATAAATTGTTGTGGCACAAAACTAGAGTGTATAAGAATATCAGATGGGAGAAAACCACTAACTTGATTCCTCTGAAGTCTTATGTCAGTTAATTGTGTTAATGCAGAGATCTCTTCTGGTATATTACCAAAattctataaaagaaagatCTAAGAATTTAAGATTAACCAAATGAACTATTTCAAGGGGGATGCTACCTTCTATTTGGTTGGCTTGGATAGTGATCTATGTATACAGAGATGTTACTACCAAATTTTATTATGACTAAATGGGATCTGTTTTAACTGAATTAACTATCTTTGAAATACAAACCGCCCTTTTAAAGTATATTTTCTATGATTATATATCCATCACAAGGATCGAAAAAGGGTGAGCAGGAACTGAATTTTCATGCAAAACTACCTGCACCTAAATTCATCTCAATTTAGAGAATACAATAATAGCTTGTCCTAATTTTTATCTATGACATATACTTCTTGATTCATCAATTGGTACATTGAGACATCAGAGAAAGAGACATGTATTGGTGCCTTAGAAGCCAAAAACTCATTGGCCACAACTTGCATTGATGGTCTGGATTTTGGATCAGAGGAGAGGCATGCTAATGCTAGCTTTACAACATGCACAACATCTTGCATATCTTTCCGAGATTTCGGAAGTGGAATCCGTGGATCCAACACATCTTTCACCAATAATTGTTGAGTAGATGGCTTTGTCAGAGTGGAAATGAATTCTCCTGGATGATGTCCCATCATTGTTTCTAAAGCCACCACTCCAAAACTGTAAACATCACACTTTGTAGTCACACTCATGGTGTATGCCAATTCTACAACAATGCAACCAAACAAGTACATAGGTTAATGCAATAAATTTTGTGACAAAATAGTGtgtataaaactaaaaaaaaatacctGGAGCAACATATCCATAGGTGCCAACTAGAAGAGTTTGATTAGATGAATCAGGATCAAGAAGTCTTGCAGTGCCAAAATCTGATACACAAACTTCTAACTCTGAATTGAGCAAAATATTGTTGCTGCTGACATCTCGATGAACAATAGGAGGAGTACAATGATGATGCATGTGAGCAAGAGCATATGCTGTCCCTTTAATGATGTTCACCCTCTTGCTCCAATTCAACTCTTGAGCTTCTATCTCATCGGCCAAGATACAGAACAAGCTTCCTCTTTCCAAGTATTCATACACCAAAAACATGCATCTGTTATGCAAACAATAGCCATAAAGCCTAATGATGTTCCGGTGGCGAATCTCTGTCAAGACCTCAACTTCATTGCAGAAGCTCTTGTAATAGGATGGATTTTCTGATTCTGTTTTGTGAAGCTTCTTCAATGCAACAGTTTTGCCACTTGGAAGTTTCGCTTTGTAGACACTACCATAAGCACCGGTTCCAATGCAGTATCTGATATCAAAGTCCTGTGTGGCTTCAATGATGTCCTCAAATGCAATTTTACCATTATAGTTCCAAATGGAGAATAAATCTCCATGCTTTGCTGCCTTATTTTTGTGTTTGCGACGATACCTGGCACGGAGAACACAAATTCCAATCCCTGTGGAGCCAAAAGAAATGAGAACGCTGCCCACAATTATCAAAACCAAAAGCATAGATAATGGACTGAAATGGTTATTATGATGGTCAGAATCTCTTTGATCTTGTGAATCGCTGCAGTCATAATATCCATCATCAAGAAAGGGATTGCAATATAGATAGTAGAATCGAATAGACTCAAGCTCCTTGGGTTTCTTGCCACTCAAGTTATTGTGATTAAGGTCTAGATATGAAAGATTATAGCCAATTTGAGAAGGAATGCTTCCATTTAAATGGTTGCGGCTAAGATCCACATGAATACTATGAATAAGGATACCATATGGGATAACACCACAAAGCTGGTTCCCCTGAAGCCTTATATCTGTTAATTGTGTTAATGCAGATATCCATTTTGGTATACTACCAAAAATTGCATTGTTTGAAATATCCAAAACTTTCAGATGGACCAAATGCTCTAATTCTGCAGGAATCAACCCATCTATATGGTTGAATCCAAGTGTCAACTTTTTCAAATGGGTTAAAAGTCCTATACTTGAAGGTATAGAACCATTAATCAAATTTGAATCAAGGTGGAGACTTGTCAAATTTTTTAGACACCCTATTTGCTCAGGAATTGGACCTGCTAGCTGATTCAAACTCAGGTCTAAAACCACCAGATTATCTAACTTCCCTATTTCACATGGGATGAAACCGCCTATTCGATTGTCAGAAAGGTTTAGATTCCTTAACTGGGAATTATTTACAAATGTTGTAGGGAGCTTACCAAGAAAACGATTGCGAGAAAGGTCAACAGTCTTCAACTGAGAAAGACCTAGAATCGTTGTTGGAAGCTCACCATCTAGTTGGTTATTGGATATCCTCAAGTGGTTGAGACTAGTCACATGACTCAAACTCAATGGAATGGATCCACTGAACTTGTTGAAACTCAAGTCCAATGTGACAAGATTCTCCAGCATGCCAATTTCATGTGGAATCTGACCAGTAAAACTGTTATTAGAGACATCAAACACCATAAGTTGAGGGAAATTTGCTAATGAGAAAGGGATTTCATCTTGAAGATTGTTGGAGGATATGTTGAGTAATATTAGCTTCTTGAGACTATTTAGTCCCAAAGGGAGTTCATATAGATCCATTTGACTGAGATCAAGGTGGACAAGATTTGAAAAGACTGAGAAATCAATGTCCCTAATATACAGGCCTCTTTTAAAGGTATAGGTGGAATCTTTTGGAGGTGAAAGCTTTGTAATGCTTCCATTGTCATTGCACTCAACACCAGGCCAATTGTTGCAGCGGTTTGAGATATTGTATTGGATACTCCACCAGTGAAGAGAAAACAAAGCATAGGCTTCTTTATCTAAGGGTGACACTTTGGATGTTGCATTTCTTTGAGTTCCAGGTGGTAAAATGGTATAGGAATTGCTGGAGGCACACAAGAGAAGTTGGATTGATACCATCAAAATTGAAGTGTATATAGCCATGGAAACTAGTTCAGTTCCACAGCAACTAAGTCTCAATATCAAAAAGCATATATATGTTCAAGCTTAGTTATTTTTGGTGAAAGATAAAAATGAATGTTACAAACTAGAAATTGGTTTCACGTTTCAACTAACTCAGACTTTATTTGCTATTTCACTTGGACATTATTAATTTCTTCTTAAATCTTAATGGAGCTAAAGTTCAGGACCACC includes:
- the LOC130963466 gene encoding probable leucine-rich repeat receptor-like protein kinase At1g35710 — translated: MAIYTSILMVSIQLLLCASSNSYTILPPGTQRNATSKVSPLDKEAYALFSLHWWSIQYNISNRCNNWPGVECNDNGSITKLSPPKDSTYTFKRGLYIRDIDFSVFSNLVHLDLSQMDLYELPLGLNSLKKLILLNISSNNLQDEIPFSLANFPQLMVFDVSNNSFTGQIPHEIGMLENLVTLDLSFNKFSGSIPLSLSHVTSLNHLRISNNQLDGELPTTILGLSQLKTVDLSRNRFLGIGICVLRARYRRKHKNKAAKHGDLFSIWNYNGKIAFEDIIEATQDFDIRYCIGTGAYGSVYKAKLPSGKTVALKKLHKTESENPSYYKSFCNEVEVLTEIRHRNIIRLYGYCLHNRCMFLVYEYLERGSLFCILADEIEAQELNWSKRVNIIKGTAYALAHMHHHCTPPIVHRDVSSNNILLNSELEVCVSDFGTARLLDPDSSNQTLLVGTYGYVAPELAYTMSVTTKCDVYSFGVVALETMMGHHPGEFISTLTKPSTQQLLVKDVLDPRIPLPKSRKDMQDVVHVVKLALACLSSDPKSRPSMQVVANEFLASKAPIHVSFSDVSMYQLMNQEVYVIDKN